From the Thermococcus guaymasensis DSM 11113 genome, one window contains:
- a CDS encoding DUF2391 family protein has product MERRLDELYYSIEELKRENEVRKAPDKLGWDDIAQEIVGAVTFALPFLFTAELWDIAKDISVERSFVIFLMTLGLAYLFIVKSRIGNLKKEELFHIPKRLLTVTGIAYLISALLIYIYGINSLADFTPGQYINATILVSTFAVIGAITVDMVK; this is encoded by the coding sequence ATGGAGAGGCGTCTTGATGAGTTGTACTACAGTATCGAGGAGCTGAAGAGAGAAAACGAGGTCAGGAAAGCCCCGGATAAGCTCGGCTGGGACGACATAGCCCAGGAGATAGTTGGTGCTGTCACTTTTGCCCTCCCGTTTCTCTTCACCGCGGAGCTCTGGGACATAGCCAAGGACATATCCGTCGAGCGCTCCTTTGTGATATTCCTTATGACGCTCGGCCTGGCATACCTGTTCATAGTTAAGTCCCGGATAGGAAACCTAAAGAAGGAGGAGCTGTTCCACATTCCAAAACGACTCCTAACGGTTACGGGAATAGCCTACCTGATATCCGCCCTTTTGATATACATTTACGGGATAAACAGCCTTGCCGACTTCACCCCCGGCCAGTACATCAATGCAACCATACTTGTAAGCACCTTTGCCGTGATAGGTGCCATAACAGTCGATATGG